The following coding sequences lie in one Bombus affinis isolate iyBomAffi1 unplaced genomic scaffold, iyBomAffi1.2 ctg00000075.1, whole genome shotgun sequence genomic window:
- the LOC126927120 gene encoding uncharacterized protein LOC126927120, with translation MPWVAACLDLLAAPILGYCLAVRKLALQAGFFQEETNKSIVTQAVNAINTSTIQKETAPCADTMAPSVEEQRQEPKDNIKDKINKDVGDNEVSPKILRGCNRDVRFTRSWKKPSGTTPFAQTQLERRFH, from the exons ATGCCCTGGGTTGCCGCTTGTCTCGACCTGTTGGCGGCACCGATTCTGGGTTACTGTCTGGCCGTGAGGAAACTTGCACTGCAAGCCGGCTTTTTCcaagaagaaacgaacaaatcgatcgtaacacaagcggtgaacgcgatcaatacgtcgactatacaaaaggagactgcgccgtgcgctgatacgatggcaccaagcgtcgaagaacagcgccaag aacccaaggataatatcaaggataaaatcaataaggacgtcggggataatgaagtctccccgaaaattctcaggggttgtaatcgcgatgtgcggttTACCAGGTCGTGGAAAAAGCCAAGTGGCACAACGCCATTCGCGCAGACTCAACTGGAACGGCGATTCCACTAA